ctggtgtccccatgaaatcttcctcccctaagttttagcggatgtcctcttgtcaccgtgggacccgtaagagtgaagatttcctcctcctcctcgatgcggcccgttatgtacttgaaagtttctatcatatcccccctttctgcactcctcgagcgagtataagcgCATTGTATGGCTAAAGTCCTTCCACGCTGGTTGCTCCCTCACAAAAAGTGCTTTTTGTGAGGGAACAATCAGCGTTCACAGCCTTTACCCATAAAATCCACATgttttagatcagtgattcccaaccctgtcctggaggaacaccaggccaatcgggttttcaggctagccctaatgaatatgcatgagagagatttgcatatgatagaagtgataggcatgcaaatttgcttcatgcatattcattagggctagcctgaaaacccgattggcctggtgttcctccaggacagggttgggaaccactgttttagatagGATTTTATTGGGACCCCTAAGGAAGACATTTTGGTCGAAACACAGACAGTGTTGGGTCCTCCCCATTTGTCATCTATGCAGATTATTTGACTACACCATCAGGAACCAGAATGTACCATGGAGTGGATCATGTTAGCTATCTCAAGATCTTTAAAATAGAAGATGGTATGTAGAGAAAAAGGGGAGGTAGGATTGCACAAGCTTGAGAAGAAAATGAGACATAAAGACTGGGGAGTGGAATTAGTAACGATACATTGCCCCCACATCAGAATTACAATGAGGTCAATTAGTAAGGACACCCATGAACCATACAAGGTACTTTCCAAGGGCCTGGTGAACTGGCGCACTGCTGGACCACACCCCAGAGATATCCCCCATCCCACCAATGGTCTTTAATGGTAGTGACTGGTCATGTTACTGATTGTGTTCATGTGAGATGCAGCCACAGTACTGAAGGGGGCAGCGGGCTGCAGCCCATGGCTAGGGTATAGGGCAGGAGTGGATCCTGGCCAATAGGAGAAGCTAGTTGGAGAAACCCCAGAGGTCATGAGATTCAGTTTGGGCATACTAGGGAAAGGCAGTGGTGCCAGATTTCCTTGGAATTTGTAGAGAGCATGTTCGGCAGCGGTGGCTGGCTGGCACACCTGTGCCAGGCCATGGAAGTCAAACTTGTAGGCATAGCGCTTGCCATGCACCTTGGTCATGATGTTTTTGTCGTAATAGTAACGCAGAGCACGGCTCAGCTTATCATAGTTCATGTTAGGCTTGCTCTTTCGCTCGCCCCAACGCCGGGCCACCTCATCTGGGTCAATGAGTTTAAATTCGCCATTGGTGCCCTCCCAGGTAATGCAGTTCATGTTGGAGCGGTCagagaggagttccagaagaaaCTGCCAGAGTTGGATCTGCCCACTTCCTAGGAGAGAGCAATCAATGCACATCCATCAGTCAGCACCAGAAAATAAGACCCATTGCATCCATCAACAACAGAAATGAATACACAACATGTCTATCAATACCAGAAACCAACACACAGTGTGTTCGTTTATTCCAGCAATCAATATATAggactagattcaataaatggtatTCATAAATCAGTACCCGATAAAAATCTGTGCTCAATGCTGCTCgtataatatagtaacatagtaacatagtagatgacggcagataaagacccgaatggtccatccagtctgcccaacctgattcaatttaaattttttaattttttcttcttagctatttctgggcaaaaatccaaagctttacccagtactgtgcttgggttccaactgccgaaatctctattaagacttactccagcccatctacaccctcccggccattgaagccctcccctgcccatcctcctccaaacggccatacacagacacagaccgtacaagtctgcccagtaactggcctagttcaatctttaatattattttctgattctagatcctctgtgttcatcccatgcttctttgaactctgtcaccgttttcctctccacctctctctctctctctttctttctttctttgtctttctctctctttttctctctttctctttctctctctttttctttccctttctctctctctttctcactctctctttctctgtctttctttctctttttctttttctctctcatagtaacatatagtagatgatggcagataaagacccgaacggtccatccagtctgcccaacctgattcaatttaaattttttaattttttcttcttagctatttctgggcaagaatccaaagctttacccggtactgtgcttgggttccaactgggCACTAAGAGATGATTTTTGGGCCCTATTTGGGCGTCAGGATTTTTGCCTGCTAAAACCAAGTGTAATTCCTGGTGCCCAATTTGAGCGCACATCCCCAGCATTCTATAAAAGTATGCGCAAGTTTTAGAAGCTCCCCTGACCTGACTCACCCCTCCCATGGCTGCACCCCCTTTGGGGTCGCACATTATAGGATTTGGGAGCATACTGTTATACAATAGCCTGTAGCAAGATGTGCATCCAAATTCAAATTGCTGCTGGTTACTACCCAATTACCAGCACTAATCGTCTCGTATCTCGTATCAGTGTTCAATGTTGGGTGCCCTAGATAGATTCTGGGAGTTGGGCTAGCATCGGTATCAGAAATCCATTCCCAGCACATCCATCAACAGCAGGCGAAGGATTATTTCAAGACCACACCTGAAAGATGGACCAATGAGCTTTCGTGCAAATTCTTTGCTGGCCTAATTAAAAGTATCAAAACCTGCAGAgtattccttttttaatacagcCCCCAAAAGCTGCATCTGCCTCCTCAATGATCCGTAGCAAAAAAAGATCATTTTTCTCTTAAGGAGACATGGTTGATGCTAGCACTCATTTTGTCCCCGATTTCTCACCCGCAGATTAGCATCTTCAAACGCTATGTCTCAGTCTCTCAAAGATTCTGCTAATTCTCTTCTTAGCATTTGCATTGCGTGAATCTCCTTTTTATAAAGTGTGAAATGTACAGGCTAAATATGTTGAGTGTCTGTCAATCCGTGATTTCTGTTGGTCTAGATGAAAAGAGGATGGGGTGAAAGAGGTGTTTCTAATTCCTTCTGTAAtcctaatgaatatatatgagatttgTGAGCATAAATGATCTCTCTTGTACatatgcattacagtaatcctgaaaaactgaccttTCTGTTGCCCTTCGGAAGGAAGACCAAGGTTCTAGAGTGTAAGCAATGAAAGATCTACTTATCAAATATGCATCAATAAAAGCAGAAGCATTGCCAAAGatccttccaacagtggccaatctgggtcacacgtacctggcaagatcccaaagagtaaaacatattttatgctgcttttgcttggaataatcagtggatttcccaacttcatcttaataatggcttatgaacttttcttttaggaagttagccaaaccttttttaaaccctgctaagctaacttctttcatcacattctctggcaacaaattctagagtttaattacacgctgaatgaaatggtgtggtggccatgttagtccacttttgaaggtaatatttagaaataaggcggaaacatgatggaagataaaggccaaatagcccatccagtctgcctatccacagtaaccattatctcttcctctgtctaagagaccccatgtgcctatcccaggctttcttgaaatcagacacagcctctgtctccaccacctctactgggagactgtttcacgcatctatcaacctttctgtaaaaaagcatttccttagattactcctgagcctgtcacctcttaacttcatcctatgcgctcgcattgcagagcttcctttcaaatgaaagagactcgactcatgcgcatttacattacgtaggtttttaaacatctctatcatatcccccctctcccgcctttccttcaaagtacacagattgagacctttaagtctgtccccatacaccttatcacaaagaccacacagcattttagtagccttcctctggaccgactccatcctttttaagcATGCTAAAATGGCCAGCCCACCATAGCAAAAGGACCCCCTATTGTGGAACCTAGCATCAAGTAACagtaatttgggttattcttccctcTTTACATCCTTGTACTCATGGGACAATTGTGCATAAGTGTGCAATGCAGAATCCTGCATCGAAACTAGCATTGGCAATTCTCCTCAACCCCTCTTCCTCCTGCCCTACCCTGATCGTGCAGCATGAAGACGGGAGGGACAGTGGTTGCATCCACCTCCTCTGCTATTCCCTTGAACTGCATGGCCGTATAGATGTGGTTCAAATGAACAGTTGGGCCTACTTAGCAGAGGAAGAGGATGTGACCTCTGCAGTCTGCACCCTGTCTTCTTCAGGCTGCAAGATCTCTgcaggggatgggggggggggggggaaaggtgaaGAACAGATCAAATTCAAATGGTTAAGTAGCATGAGGTGAGGATTATTGGAGCAGGCTTGATGATACCAAGTtgtgagggtgggaagggaaCAGAGCGAGATTTAGTGTGTGCCATGGGGATGGCAGGGAGCGCTGCGAGACTGAGTGTGTCATGAGTGAG
The nucleotide sequence above comes from Geotrypetes seraphini chromosome 5, aGeoSer1.1, whole genome shotgun sequence. Encoded proteins:
- the FEV gene encoding protein FEV produces the protein MNCITWEGTNGEFKLIDPDEVARRWGERKSKPNMNYDKLSRALRYYYDKNIMTKVHGKRYAYKFDFHGLAQVCQPATAAEHALYKFQGNLAPLPFPSMPKLNLMTSGVSPTSFSYWPGSTPALYPSHGLQPAAPFSTVAASHMNTISNMTSHYH